TCGACCGAATACGGGCGCTGCGGAGATCAGTTTCCTGCCGGCGAAGCATCCGTCCGCGTGAGAGCGCAGGAGCGCGCCGGTTCATATTGGGCCGATCGTGTGATTGCCGTATCGAATGCTCTGCGGAAGGAAGCCTCCTGGATGTACGAGATTCCCGGCGGAAAAATTGCAACTGTCTACAATGGTGTGAACGTCCATCATTATGACGGGTGGATCGATCCGGCGGATGTAAGGCGGAATTATTCCGTGGGGCCCGTTGATCCAATGGTCCTTTTTTCCGGCCGGATGGTTCTCCAGAAGGGTCCCGATTTGCTGCTCGAGGCCATTCCCAGCATTCTGAAATTTTATCCACGCACTAAGTTTGTTTTTGCGGGGGATGGCGAGATGCGCGGCGCCGTCGAACGTCGTAGTCACGAGCTGGGCGTGGCTCATGCAACGCGTTTTCTTGGCTATCAGCCGAGCTGGGCGCTGACCAACCTTTACAAATCCTGCGACGCCGTCTGTGTTCCGAGCCGCAACGAACCCTTCGGGATTGTGCTGCTTGAGGCATGGAGCGCGGGCAAGCCGGTCGTTTCCACGCGAAACGGCGGACCTGACGAGTTTGTCTGGCATGAAGTCAATGGTCTCAAGGTGTACGCCAATCCCGATTCGATTGCCTGGGGGCTGGGCACCTTGTTCACCAACTTCGAGTGGGCCCGATGGATGGGCCGCAACGGCAGGATTGCCGCGGAAAGTGCGTTCACCTGGGATGCCATCGCTGATCATGTGCTTGGCGTTTATTGCTCTTAAACATTTAAGACAGGAGCTCTATGATCGTTCGTGAACTGTCTGAATTTGTCGGCGATCTGCCGAATATCTGCGGCTTCGAAGACCTTATCGCCGAAACCATGAAGCGGCGCGGGCCTTTTTATCTTCGCGAATCCAACATCGATTTTAATCGCGTTC
This window of the Terriglobia bacterium genome carries:
- a CDS encoding glycosyltransferase family 4 protein is translated as MRLALLSWESLHSISVGGVAVHVTELAAALERKGHEVHVFTRGRHGQPHYDCIHGVHYHRCGFDLQPNFVDEINNLCRSLVHYVFETENLLGPFDVIHAHDWLTANAMIWIKQGRGRKCVYTLHSTEYGRCGDQFPAGEASVRVRAQERAGSYWADRVIAVSNALRKEASWMYEIPGGKIATVYNGVNVHHYDGWIDPADVRRNYSVGPVDPMVLFSGRMVLQKGPDLLLEAIPSILKFYPRTKFVFAGDGEMRGAVERRSHELGVAHATRFLGYQPSWALTNLYKSCDAVCVPSRNEPFGIVLLEAWSAGKPVVSTRNGGPDEFVWHEVNGLKVYANPDSIAWGLGTLFTNFEWARWMGRNGRIAAESAFTWDAIADHVLGVYCS